In the genome of Mycobacterium kansasii ATCC 12478, one region contains:
- a CDS encoding PPE domain-containing protein: MNFSVLPPEINSAQIYAGPGSAPMLQAAASWQRLADELTSAAASFESVTEALVGDSWQGWAAAAMASAAAPYASWLNAAAAGAQSASVQAGTAATVFEDALAAIVHPAVVATNRNQLVMLAMSNLFGLNAPAIAATEAHYEQMWAQDVAALSGYHAGVSTVAAQLAPWQGVLQTLQGNASSSIAAVNLAAQAESLNALDVSVSFSGLQLVQLGTAQANSTFGGLAVALGQNSSASAAGLLDGAWALGSATGASSSGILNTALAVGDTSTAQAGGLFTLASAFGSGNTVSTGGYVNFAGLVGNGNQVGVVDGFGNRAWVFGDGNVAQVSGLFTAASTFGSGSSVSTGGYVNFAGLVGNGNQVGVVDGFGNRAWAFGDDNVAQVGGLLTAASTFGSGNSVSTGGYVNFAGLVGNGNQVGVVDGFGNRAWVFGDDNVADVVGVVTRALTLGSGNSTGAGGTVNFTGILGNNNQAGAIDGIGNGAWVFGDNNAAHAGGGYFNAATVLGNYNSPVGVGANGTGSVARTNIANFATVVGNHNSTVTVGANGNDAVANTNIGTFATVLGSNNGMVTAGADGSGAVANANVGTIATVLGNNNSGVQASVAGQTNIATVATVLGDNNGGVLAGADGNLNIATMTNAIGNNNNGVAADAVGNTNIATFSNVIGNANSGIATSTDGDTNIATFATVVGNGNHGAGADAVGRLNIATFGTAVGGGNEVGASANGDTNIATFASAVGNGNHDVTAATAGHLNIATFGTAVFNGNHEIGASASGDTNIATFATVAGNANGDITAAAVGRTNIATFATSSGLISVGNDGVKATADGDFNIATFANNINIIGNGNQNIEAGASGTGNIATFATAFGNANDGVTAGTDGQGNIATFATVFGNANTGVASSAAGTGNIATFATNAGLIGNANNGIEASANGTGNIATFATNIGFVGNANDAVKANATGGGNIATFASVVGSGNQQVEASANGNNNIATLAGVFGNGNDGVRATASGNANIATMATSLTLFGEGDNSVAANANGQGNIATVGTAATIFGTASNVVEAGANGGGNIATFASAFGDSNGVTASAMGDNNIVTFATAVGNDNGAVLASATNRGNIATFATAVGDNNAPTAQVVGDGNIATLATVVGDHNGGVLASANGTGNYATAATAVGNANTAVEATTDGAGNIVTFGTAVGDANALTAEANGTANIGTLATVVGDHNSGVLASSNDVANYATLATVVGNGNTGAAATSNGDTNIATLATVVGDSNAVAADAAGHTNIATLGTAVGNGNNGIAATSDGRLNIATAATAVFGDNHAITAAATGGTNVATAATVVGDGNSGVAASADGSVNIATAATVVGDGNSAAIRAMASGDTNIATAATVVGDRNAGVLASSQGVRNIATAATVVGNDNVIDAASAIAVGETNVGTAATVVGDANSGVAASADGRINVATAATVVGDGNSGVTADADGSVNVVTAATAVFDGNQAITATAVGDTNIATAATVVGDRNAGVLASAQGVRNIATAATVVGNDNVTDAASAIAVGETNIATAATVVGDANSGVAASADGRINVATAATVVGDGNSAAILATASGDTNIATAATVVGDRNAGVLASAQGVRNIATAATVVGNDNVIDAASAIAVGETNVGTAATVVGDANSGVAASADGRINVATAATAVGDGNSGVTADADGSVNVVTAATAVFDGNQAISSTAVGDTNIATAATVVGNANNGVAAGADGSLNIASAATVVGADNGGVVAGSSGDTNIATAATVVGDRNAGVLASAQGVRNIATAATVVGNDNVIDVASAIAVGETNVGTAATVVGDANSGVAASADGRINVATAATAVGDGNSGVTADADGSVNVVTAATAVFDGNQAISSTAVGDTNIATAATVVGNANNGVAAGADGSLNIASAATVVGDGNSAAILATASGDTNIATAATVVGDRNAGVLASAQGVRNIATAATVVGNDNVIDAASAIAVGETNVGTAATVVGDANSGVAASADGRINVATAATVVGADNGGVVAGSSGDTNIATAATVVGDRNAGVLASAQGVRNIATAATVVGNDNVIDAASAIAVGETNVGTAATVVGDANSGVAASADGRINVATAATVVGDANSGVAASADGRINVATAATVVGDGNSGVTADADGSVNVVTAATAVFDGNQAISATAVGDTNIATAATVVGNANNGVAAGADGSLNIATAATVVGADNGGVVAGSSGDTNIATAATVVGDRNAGVLASSQGVRNIATAATVVGNDNVIDAASAIAVGETNVGTAATVVGDANSGVAASADGRINVATAATAVGDGNSGVTADADGSVNVVTAATAVFDGNQAISSTAVGDTNIATAATVVGNANNGVAAGADGSLNIATAATVVGADNGAVTASAVGDNDFVTAATVVGRGNNGVAADAVGGNFANAAVVVGGDNTDVHAQRGHFNAAVVVGNDSTAFAGGETGDEGNRDLAIVVANNAQARAFNGNNDIAIARADGASAIAGPGDNIVDIQPPLFSLLVAALRGLFS; this comes from the coding sequence ATGAACTTTTCGGTTTTGCCCCCGGAGATCAACTCGGCGCAGATTTATGCCGGTCCCGGGTCAGCCCCGATGCTGCAGGCGGCGGCGTCGTGGCAGCGGCTGGCCGACGAATTAACCTCGGCCGCAGCGTCATTCGAGTCGGTGACCGAGGCGTTGGTCGGCGACTCCTGGCAGGGCTGGGCGGCGGCGGCGATGGCGAGTGCCGCCGCTCCATACGCGAGCTGGCTGAACGCCGCCGCCGCCGGGGCCCAGAGTGCGTCCGTCCAGGCCGGTACAGCGGCGACGGTGTTTGAGGACGCGCTAGCGGCGATCGTGCATCCGGCGGTGGTGGCGACGAATCGGAATCAGCTCGTCATGCTCGCGATGTCGAATTTGTTCGGTCTGAATGCTCCGGCGATCGCAGCCACCGAAGCGCACTACGAGCAGATGTGGGCCCAGGATGTGGCAGCCCTGTCGGGCTACCACGCCGGGGTTTCGACGGTGGCCGCTCAGCTGGCGCCGTGGCAAGGAGTGCTGCAAACGCTTCAGGGCAATGCAAGCAGTTCGATTGCGGCCGTCAACCTGGCCGCCCAGGCTGAATCCCTCAATGCTTTGGATGTCAGTGTGTCGTTCAGCGGGCTGCAACTTGTGCAGTTGGGCACCGCGCAGGCGAACTCGACTTTCGGTGGGCTGGCGGTGGCCCTCGGCCAGAACAGTTCTGCCAGTGCTGCCGGGTTGCTCGACGGGGCCTGGGCCCTGGGCAGCGCCACCGGCGCCAGCAGTAGTGGCATTCTCAACACGGCGTTGGCCGTGGGCGACACCAGCACCGCACAGGCCGGCGGCTTGTTTACCCTGGCCTCGGCCTTCGGTAGCGGCAACACTGTCAGCACCGGTGGTTATGTGAATTTCGCCGGGCTGGTCGGTAATGGCAATCAGGTCGGTGTGGTTGACGGCTTTGGCAACCGCGCTTGGGTTTTCGGTGACGGCAATGTAGCGCAGGTGAGTGGTTTGTTTACTGCGGCATCGACTTTCGGCAGTGGCAGCAGTGTGAGCACCGGTGGTTATGTGAACTTCGCCGGGCTGGTCGGTAATGGCAATCAGGTCGGTGTGGTTGACGGCTTTGGTAACCGCGCTTGGGCTTTCGGTGACGACAATGTAGCGCAGGTGGGTGGTTTGCTTACTGCGGCATCGACTTTCGGCAGTGGCAACAGTGTGAGCACCGGTGGTTACGTGAATTTCGCCGGGCTGGTCGGTAATGGCAATCAGGTCGGTGTGGTTGACGGCTTTGGTAACCGCGCTTGGGTTTTCGGTGACGACAATGTAGCCGATGTCGTCGGCGTGGTCACAAGGGCTCTTACGCTCGGTAGCGGCAATAGCACCGGCGCCGGTGGCACTGTGAACTTCACCGGAATTCTGGGTAACAACAACCAGGCCGGTGCGATTGACGGTATAGGCAACGGCGCCTGGGTTTTCGGGGACAACAACGCAGCCCACGCCGGCGGCGGGTACTTCAACGCTGCAACAGTGCTCGGCAACTACAACAGCCCGGTCGGAGTCGGCGCGAACGGCACGGGCTCCGTAGCCCGAACGAACATCGCCAACTTTGCTACCGTCGTCGGGAACCACAACAGCACAGTTACCGTGGGTGCCAATGGAAATGACGCAGTCGCGAACACCAACATCGGCACCTTCGCCACTGTGCTCGGTAGCAACAACGGCATGGTTACCGCCGGTGCCGACGGAAGTGGTGCGGTCGCGAACGCCAACGTCGGAACCATTGCTACCGTGTTGGGAAATAACAACAGCGGTGTTCAAGCCAGTGTCGCCGGCCAGACCAATATCGCCACCGTCGCTACCGTGCTCGGCGACAACAACGGCGGGGTGTTGGCCGGTGCTGATGGCAACCTCAATATCGCCACGATGACCAACGCCATCGGCAACAACAACAACGGGGTCGCGGCCGACGCCGTCGGCAACACCAACATCGCCACGTTCAGCAACGTAATCGGCAACGCCAACAGCGGCATCGCAACCAGCACCGATGGCGATACCAACATCGCCACCTTCGCGACCGTGGTCGGCAACGGCAACCATGGGGCTGGCGCCGATGCCGTCGGCCGCCTCAACATCGCCACCTTCGGCACTGCAGTCGGCGGCGGGAACGAGGTCGGCGCGAGCGCCAACGGCGACACCAACATCGCTACCTTCGCCAGCGCCGTCGGCAACGGCAACCATGACGTAACCGCTGCCACCGCAGGCCATCTCAATATCGCCACCTTCGGCACTGCCGTGTTCAACGGCAATCATGAGATCGGTGCCAGCGCTAGCGGTGACACCAATATCGCCACCTTTGCCACCGTGGCAGGCAACGCCAACGGTGATATCACCGCCGCGGCCGTCGGCCGCACAAATATCGCTACCTTCGCCACCAGCAGCGGCCTGATAAGTGTCGGGAACGACGGCGTCAAGGCCACGGCTGACGGTGACTTCAACATCGCCACCTTTGCCAACAACATCAACATCATCGGCAATGGCAACCAGAACATCGAAGCCGGCGCCAGCGGCACCGGCAATATCGCCACTTTTGCAACGGCATTCGGCAATGCGAACGACGGCGTTACCGCCGGCACTGACGGACAGGGCAACATCGCGACATTTGCCACCGTCTTTGGAAACGCCAACACGGGCGTGGCGTCCAGCGCTGCGGGCACCGGAAATATCGCCACTTTTGCCACCAATGCCGGTTTAATCGGCAACGCCAACAACGGGATCGAAGCCAGCGCTAACGGCACCGGCAATATCGCCACGTTTGCCACCAACATCGGATTCGTGGGCAACGCGAACGACGCTGTCAAAGCCAATGCCACCGGAGGCGGTAACATCGCCACCTTCGCCAGCGTCGTTGGCAGCGGCAACCAGCAGGTGGAAGCCAGCGCGAACGGGAACAACAACATTGCCACTTTGGCCGGGGTTTTCGGCAACGGCAACGATGGGGTCCGAGCCACCGCGAGCGGCAACGCCAATATCGCTACGATGGCCACCTCCCTCACTCTCTTTGGCGAGGGCGACAATTCGGTCGCGGCCAACGCCAACGGCCAAGGCAATATCGCGACGGTCGGCACCGCCGCTACCATCTTCGGCACTGCCAGCAACGTGGTCGAAGCCGGTGCCAATGGTGGGGGCAACATCGCCACCTTTGCCAGTGCTTTCGGCGACAGCAATGGTGTCACCGCAAGCGCCATGGGGGACAACAACATCGTCACCTTTGCTACTGCGGTGGGTAACGACAACGGTGCCGTCCTGGCCAGCGCCACCAATCGGGGCAATATCGCCACGTTCGCCACCGCGGTCGGCGATAACAATGCACCCACCGCCCAGGTCGTAGGCGACGGTAACATCGCGACTCTTGCGACCGTCGTCGGCGACCACAACGGCGGGGTTCTGGCCAGTGCTAACGGCACCGGCAATTACGCCACGGCGGCCACCGCGGTCGGCAATGCCAACACCGCGGTCGAGGCCACGACTGACGGGGCGGGCAATATCGTCACCTTCGGCACTGCGGTTGGCGATGCCAATGCGCTTACGGCCGAGGCCAACGGCACCGCCAATATCGGCACCCTTGCGACCGTGGTCGGTGACCACAACAGCGGGGTGCTGGCCAGTTCCAACGACGTTGCCAATTACGCCACCCTCGCCACCGTCGTCGGAAACGGCAATACCGGCGCCGCCGCAACCTCCAATGGCGACACCAATATTGCCACCCTTGCAACGGTTGTCGGCGACAGCAACGCGGTGGCGGCGGACGCGGCCGGCCACACAAACATCGCCACCCTGGGCACCGCAGTGGGTAACGGAAACAACGGAATCGCAGCGACTTCCGACGGCAGACTCAATATTGCAACCGCTGCCACCGCCGTTTTCGGTGACAACCATGCGATTACGGCCGCCGCCACCGGTGGCACCAATGTTGCCACGGCGGCCACGGTGGTCGGTGATGGCAATAGTGGGGTGGCGGCTAGTGCGGATGGCAGCGTCAACATCGCGACGGCGGCCACGGTGGTGGGTGATGGCAATAGTGCGGCGATCCGGGCCATGGCAAGTGGTGATACCAATATCGCGACGGCGGCGACGGTGGTGGGGGATCGTAATGCTGGGGTGTTGGCCAGTTCGCAGGGGGTGCGCAATATTGCGACGGCGGCCACGGTGGTGGGTAATGACAATGTGATTGATGCGGCGAGTGCGATCGCGGTGGGGGAGACCAATGTTGGTACGGCGGCGACGGTGGTCGGTGATGCCAATAGTGGGGTGGCGGCTAGTGCGGATGGTCGTATCAATGTGGCCACGGCGGCCACGGTGGTCGGTGATGGCAATAGTGGAGTTACGGCGGATGCGGATGGCAGTGTCAATGTGGTGACGGCGGCGACCGCGGTTTTTGATGGGAATCAGGCGATTACGGCAACTGCTGTCGGTGACACCAACATCGCCACGGCGGCCACGGTGGTGGGGGATCGTAATGCTGGGGTGTTGGCCAGTGCGCAGGGGGTGCGCAATATTGCGACAGCCGCGACGGTGGTGGGTAATGACAATGTGACCGATGCCGCGAGCGCTATCGCGGTGGGGGAGACCAATATCGCGACGGCGGCGACGGTGGTCGGTGATGCCAATAGTGGGGTGGCGGCTAGTGCGGATGGTCGTATCAATGTGGCCACGGCGGCCACGGTGGTGGGTGATGGCAATAGTGCGGCGATCCTGGCCACGGCGAGCGGTGATACCAATATCGCGACGGCGGCCACGGTGGTGGGGGATCGTAATGCTGGGGTGTTGGCCAGTGCGCAGGGGGTGCGCAATATTGCGACGGCCGCGACGGTGGTGGGTAATGACAATGTGATTGATGCGGCGAGTGCGATCGCGGTGGGGGAGACCAATGTTGGTACGGCGGCGACGGTGGTTGGTGATGCCAATAGTGGGGTGGCGGCTAGTGCGGATGGTCGTATCAATGTGGCCACGGCGGCCACGGCGGTCGGTGATGGCAATAGTGGAGTTACGGCGGATGCGGATGGCAGTGTCAATGTGGTGACGGCGGCGACCGCGGTTTTTGATGGGAATCAGGCGATTTCGTCGACTGCTGTCGGGGACACGAACATTGCGACGGCGGCGACGGTGGTGGGCAACGCCAACAATGGGGTGGCGGCCGGTGCGGATGGCAGCCTCAACATCGCGTCGGCGGCGACGGTGGTGGGTGCCGACAATGGTGGGGTTGTGGCGGGGTCGAGCGGTGACACGAACATTGCGACGGCGGCGACGGTGGTGGGGGATCGTAATGCTGGGGTGTTGGCCAGTGCGCAGGGGGTGCGCAATATTGCGACGGCGGCGACGGTGGTGGGTAATGACAATGTGATTGATGTGGCCAGTGCGATCGCGGTGGGGGAGACCAATGTTGGTACGGCGGCGACGGTGGTTGGTGATGCCAATAGTGGGGTGGCGGCTAGTGCGGATGGTCGTATCAATGTGGCCACGGCGGCCACGGCGGTCGGTGATGGCAATAGTGGAGTTACGGCGGATGCGGATGGCAGTGTCAATGTGGTGACGGCGGCGACCGCGGTTTTTGATGGGAATCAGGCGATTTCGTCGACTGCTGTCGGGGACACGAACATTGCGACGGCGGCCACGGTGGTGGGCAACGCCAACAATGGGGTGGCGGCCGGTGCGGATGGCAGCCTCAACATCGCGTCGGCGGCCACGGTGGTGGGTGATGGCAATAGTGCGGCGATCCTGGCCACGGCGAGCGGTGATACCAATATCGCGACGGCGGCCACGGTGGTGGGGGATCGTAATGCTGGGGTGTTGGCCAGTGCGCAGGGGGTGCGCAATATTGCGACGGCCGCGACGGTGGTGGGTAATGACAATGTGATTGATGCGGCGAGTGCGATCGCGGTGGGGGAGACCAATGTTGGTACGGCGGCGACGGTGGTTGGTGATGCCAATAGTGGGGTGGCGGCTAGTGCGGATGGTCGTATCAATGTGGCCACGGCGGCCACGGTGGTGGGTGCCGACAATGGTGGGGTTGTGGCGGGGTCGAGCGGTGACACGAACATTGCGACGGCGGCGACGGTGGTGGGGGATCGTAATGCTGGGGTGTTGGCCAGTGCGCAGGGGGTGCGCAATATTGCGACGGCGGCGACGGTGGTGGGTAATGACAATGTGATTGATGCGGCGAGTGCGATCGCGGTGGGGGAGACCAATGTTGGTACGGCGGCGACGGTGGTTGGTGATGCCAATAGTGGGGTGGCGGCTAGTGCGGATGGTCGTATCAATGTGGCCACGGCGGCGACGGTGGTTGGTGATGCCAATAGTGGGGTGGCGGCTAGTGCGGATGGTCGTATCAATGTGGCCACGGCGGCCACGGTGGTCGGTGATGGCAATAGTGGAGTTACGGCGGATGCGGATGGCAGTGTCAATGTGGTGACGGCGGCGACCGCGGTTTTTGATGGGAATCAGGCGATTTCGGCAACTGCTGTCGGTGACACGAACATTGCAACGGCGGCCACGGTGGTGGGCAACGCCAACAATGGGGTGGCGGCCGGTGCGGATGGCAGCCTCAACATCGCGACGGCGGCCACGGTGGTGGGTGCCGACAATGGTGGGGTTGTGGCGGGGTCGAGCGGTGACACGAACATTGCGACGGCGGCGACGGTGGTGGGGGATCGTAATGCTGGGGTGTTGGCCAGTTCGCAGGGGGTGCGCAATATTGCGACGGCCGCGACGGTGGTGGGTAATGACAATGTGATTGATGCGGCGAGTGCGATCGCGGTGGGGGAGACCAATGTTGGTACGGCGGCGACGGTGGTTGGTGATGCCAATAGTGGGGTGGCGGCTAGTGCGGATGGTCGTATCAATGTGGCCACGGCGGCCACGGCGGTCGGTGATGGCAATAGTGGAGTTACGGCGGATGCGGATGGCAGTGTCAATGTGGTGACGGCGGCGACCGCGGTTTTTGATGGGAATCAGGCGATTTCGTCGACTGCTGTCGGGGACACCAACATTGCGACGGCGGCCACGGTGGTGGGCAACGCCAACAATGGGGTGGCGGCCGGTGCGGATGGCAGCCTCAACATCGCGACGGCGGCCACGGTGGTGGGTGCCGACAATGGTGCCGTTACTGCTAGCGCCGTCGGCGACAACGACTTCGTCACCGCTGCTACCGTCGTGGGCCGCGGCAACAACGGGGTCGCAGCCGACGCCGTAGGCGGCAACTTCGCCAACGCCGCCGTGGTCGTCGGCGGCGACAACACCGACGTCCATGCGCAAAGAGGCCACTTCAACGCCGCGGTCGTCGTCGGAAACGACAGCACCGCCTTCGCGGGGGGTGAAACAGGCGACGAAGGCAATCGCGACCTGGCGATCGTCGTCGCCAACAACGCCCAGGCTCGAGCATTCAATGGCAACAACGACATCGCAATCGCCAGGGCAGACGGCGCATCGGCGATCGCAGGTCCCGGCGACAACATCGTGGACATCCAGCCGCCGTTGTTCTCATTACTAGTGGCGGCCTTGCGCGGATTATTCTCCTAA
- a CDS encoding DUF6285 domain-containing protein — MTGLHGRPTAAELVAAVADFLEGDVRAATSGQVNFHARVAANALRMVERELLSSGDAEVRTALADLGFADEAALAAAIRAGELDGRDEEVMACLRALVRHRLAVAHPGYDSE; from the coding sequence ATGACCGGGCTTCACGGCCGGCCCACCGCTGCCGAGCTCGTGGCCGCCGTCGCCGACTTCCTGGAAGGGGACGTGCGGGCGGCGACCAGCGGGCAGGTCAACTTCCATGCCCGCGTTGCCGCCAACGCCCTGCGCATGGTCGAGCGTGAATTGCTGAGTTCCGGTGATGCCGAAGTCCGGACCGCGCTGGCCGACCTTGGTTTCGCCGACGAGGCCGCCCTTGCCGCTGCGATCCGGGCCGGTGAACTGGACGGCCGCGACGAGGAAGTCATGGCCTGCCTGCGCGCACTGGTACGTCATCGTCTGGCGGTCGCTCATCCCGGATACGACAGCGAATAG
- a CDS encoding phosphotransferase family protein, whose protein sequence is MTLLEDLAALLDPLLGAEVAIENLRVLTGGASRTTWAFDAVVGAERRPLILRIGPPDDVHAGMELEARVQAAAAAAGAPVPHILLADDSPAALGNPFLICEEVKGETIVRRIQRQLDDPGRTRLLRQCARALAAIHRAEWNGLGLVREDPLGQWRDRLDSMGDTTATFEWAFRWLRARRPPPSTAVLVHGDFRMGNLIVDGSDLAAVLDWELVHVGEAYEDLAWFCVRAWRFGAPASLGAGGLGSIESLLQAYEEAGGATVDRAAFRWWLVLATLRWGVICRYQAERHLSGRTRSVELAAIGRRVCENEWDLLELLEAVGR, encoded by the coding sequence GTGACTCTGTTGGAGGACTTGGCCGCGCTGCTGGACCCGTTGCTGGGCGCCGAGGTGGCGATCGAAAACCTGCGGGTGCTCACCGGCGGCGCCAGCAGGACCACGTGGGCGTTCGACGCCGTCGTGGGCGCCGAGCGTCGACCGCTGATTCTGCGCATCGGCCCGCCCGACGACGTGCACGCCGGTATGGAACTCGAAGCCCGCGTCCAGGCCGCCGCGGCAGCCGCGGGCGCGCCGGTGCCGCACATTCTGCTGGCCGACGATTCGCCTGCGGCACTGGGCAATCCGTTCCTGATCTGCGAAGAGGTCAAAGGCGAAACCATTGTCCGGCGCATCCAGCGGCAACTCGATGATCCCGGCCGGACACGGCTGTTGCGCCAATGCGCGCGAGCACTGGCCGCGATTCACCGCGCCGAGTGGAATGGCCTGGGCCTCGTCCGAGAGGACCCGCTCGGGCAGTGGCGTGACCGGCTCGATTCCATGGGCGACACCACCGCCACCTTCGAATGGGCCTTCCGCTGGCTTAGGGCGCGTCGACCACCGCCTTCGACAGCAGTTCTGGTGCATGGCGACTTCCGGATGGGAAATCTCATCGTCGACGGCTCCGACCTTGCGGCCGTTCTGGATTGGGAGCTGGTGCATGTCGGGGAGGCATATGAGGACCTGGCCTGGTTTTGTGTGCGGGCCTGGCGGTTCGGGGCTCCGGCGAGCCTTGGCGCCGGCGGGCTGGGCAGCATCGAGAGCCTGTTGCAGGCGTATGAGGAAGCCGGCGGGGCCACCGTCGATCGGGCGGCGTTTCGCTGGTGGTTGGTACTGGCCACCCTGCGTTGGGGTGTCATCTGTCGGTACCAGGCGGAGCGCCACTTGAGTGGTCGGACCCGATCGGTCGAGTTGGCGGCGATAGGGCGCCGGGTCTGTGAGAACGAGTGGGATCTGCTCGAGCTGCTCGAGGCGGTCGGACGATGA
- a CDS encoding acyl-CoA dehydrogenase family protein: MDFSLPEHLPGLLAEMDEFIESDIKPLERQHIQYFDHRREHARTDWDNGGVPRREWEDLLAEMRRRADQAGWLRYGLPSRFGGRDGTNVDMAVIREHLAHKGLGLHNDLQNESSIVGNFPQVIMMDRFGTEAQKKEWTEALITGERSMAFGLTEPSHGSDATWLETRAERDGNSWVINGAKRFNTGVHRATHDLVFARTSGEPGQARGITAFLVPTDTPGFTVPYYWWTLNMPTDHGEVALEDVRVSGDAVLGEVDRGLEVGQTFLHENRIRQAASSLGAAQYCIDRAVDYANERRVFGKPLSVNQAVQWPLVELQTEAQMVRLLVYYAADQLDRNHHMEVSDKVAMANYRANRLVCEAADRAMQVFGGMGYSRHEPFEHIYRHHRRYRITEGAEEIQIRRVAQRLFKFGKK; the protein is encoded by the coding sequence GTGGATTTCAGTCTGCCAGAACATCTTCCCGGTCTGCTTGCCGAGATGGACGAATTCATCGAGTCCGATATCAAACCGCTGGAACGCCAGCACATCCAGTATTTCGACCACCGCCGCGAGCATGCCCGCACCGACTGGGACAACGGTGGCGTCCCCCGGCGCGAGTGGGAGGACCTGCTGGCCGAGATGCGCAGGCGCGCCGACCAGGCGGGCTGGCTGCGTTACGGCCTGCCGTCGCGGTTCGGAGGCCGCGACGGAACCAACGTCGATATGGCCGTCATCCGGGAACATCTGGCGCACAAGGGGCTCGGGCTGCACAACGACTTGCAGAACGAGTCCTCCATCGTCGGCAACTTCCCCCAGGTCATCATGATGGACCGATTCGGCACCGAGGCGCAGAAGAAGGAGTGGACCGAGGCGCTCATCACCGGCGAGCGGTCTATGGCATTCGGTTTGACCGAGCCCAGTCACGGCTCGGATGCCACCTGGCTCGAGACCCGTGCCGAGCGCGACGGCAACAGCTGGGTGATCAACGGCGCCAAGCGGTTCAACACCGGCGTGCACCGCGCCACCCATGATCTGGTGTTCGCCCGAACCTCGGGCGAACCCGGTCAGGCCCGTGGCATCACCGCGTTTCTCGTCCCCACCGATACTCCCGGCTTCACCGTGCCGTACTACTGGTGGACGCTCAACATGCCGACCGACCACGGCGAGGTGGCACTTGAGGACGTCCGAGTATCCGGTGACGCCGTCCTCGGCGAGGTCGATCGTGGTCTGGAGGTGGGCCAGACTTTCTTGCACGAGAACAGGATTCGCCAGGCGGCCAGCAGCCTGGGCGCCGCCCAGTACTGCATCGACCGGGCCGTCGACTACGCCAACGAACGTAGGGTATTCGGTAAGCCATTGTCGGTGAACCAGGCTGTCCAGTGGCCGCTGGTCGAGTTGCAGACCGAGGCGCAGATGGTGCGGCTGCTGGTGTACTACGCGGCCGACCAATTGGATCGCAATCACCACATGGAAGTGTCGGACAAGGTGGCAATGGCCAATTACCGCGCCAACCGGCTGGTGTGTGAGGCCGCCGACCGGGCCATGCAAGTCTTCGGCGGAATGGGATATAGCCGTCACGAACCGTTCGAGCACATCTACCGCCATCACCGCCGCTATCGGATCACCGAGGGCGCGGAGGAGATTCAGATCCGCCGGGTTGCGCAGCGGCTGTTCAAGTTCGGCAAGAAGTGA
- a CDS encoding TetR/AcrR family transcriptional regulator, translated as MAAGVLTAKGRQTRQAIEQAARKLFAERGFHGTTLADITSAAGKSPAVFYRYFSDKEDLLAALAESFLHDVVAPSGLSVHLPDTPDDDTFFTSVVTGYWNIFKQNIGIMIAVAQLAATQRRFAAVQNEFRRFGMDIVAASVRRAQEQGYGAELHPQHTAAAIALLFENFTTVFVGRSGPENLRLDISDEDAIKTLSMIWKKTLYGT; from the coding sequence ATGGCCGCCGGCGTACTCACCGCCAAGGGCCGCCAGACCCGGCAGGCCATCGAACAGGCTGCGCGAAAGCTCTTTGCCGAACGCGGCTTTCACGGAACCACTCTGGCCGACATCACCTCGGCCGCCGGTAAGTCGCCCGCGGTGTTCTACCGGTACTTCTCCGACAAAGAAGACCTACTGGCCGCGCTCGCCGAATCATTTCTGCACGACGTTGTCGCTCCCTCCGGGCTGAGTGTGCATCTGCCGGATACCCCCGACGACGACACGTTCTTCACCTCGGTGGTCACCGGATACTGGAACATCTTCAAACAGAACATCGGCATCATGATCGCCGTTGCCCAACTGGCCGCCACCCAACGGCGTTTCGCGGCCGTGCAGAACGAATTCCGGCGTTTCGGAATGGACATCGTGGCCGCATCGGTCCGCCGCGCTCAGGAGCAGGGTTACGGTGCTGAGCTGCATCCGCAGCACACGGCCGCCGCGATCGCGCTGCTTTTCGAAAACTTCACCACCGTGTTCGTGGGGCGCTCGGGCCCTGAAAATTTGCGTCTGGACATCAGCGACGAGGATGCGATCAAGACGTTGTCAATGATCTGGAAGAAAACTCTGTACGGCACCTAA